The proteins below come from a single Tribolium castaneum strain GA2 chromosome 9, icTriCast1.1, whole genome shotgun sequence genomic window:
- the LOC107397715 gene encoding uncharacterized protein LOC107397715, which yields MLLYLFVACMCMFGVAYEYIVDYEKLELAYYEKSLVRDAYFLFRKYNRTNHCLNVSFVLLKDLDGRKLQFTTSVHQFLSNEYKKTGMEATYNVCEYWSRDIYGTTSFIKKFGNLEGCDIKKGFYYLYNFMPDESQFPKFVPLGRYMIQMNVVRKSGAPLLRFQWFVTARFKLNNRVYGV from the exons atgCTACTTTACTTGTTTGTGGCTTGCATGTGCATGTTTGGCGTCGCT TACGAGTATATTGTTGATTACGAGAAACTTGAGCTGGCTTATTATGAAAAGAGTTTGGTACGAGATGCTTACTTTTTGTTCAGGAAATACAACAGGACGAATCATTGTCTGAACGTGTCCTTTGTGTTACTGAAGGATTTGGACGGCCGTAAACTCCAA tttACGACAAGCGTCCATCAATTTTTGAGCAACGAATACAAGAAAACCGGCATGGAAGCCACTTATAATGTTTGCGAGTATTGGAGTAGAGATATTTACGGGACTACAAGTTTCATTAAGAAATTTGGGAACTTGGAAGGATGCGATATTAAGAaa GGTTTTTACTACTTGTATAATTTTATGCCCGATGAAAGCCAGTTTCCGAAATTTGTCCCTCTTGGACGCTACATGATTCAGATGAACGTTGTCCGAAAATCGGGGGCTCCGCTTTTGAGATTTCAGTGGTTTGTGACAGCCCGGTTTAAGCTGAATAACCGGGTTTATGGCGTTTAg
- the LOC662959 gene encoding nose resistant to fluoxetine protein 6 isoform X2: MNLAKNSAKLAACILTCSMLDVTIGLSPNNARESENERKPVKLTMKQGLVMNQVIGTYTLNDPRDPLCRKHSEEYRVGLRAMETWALQMFDSSSKLQSGILMGNLVEYGAFKQCLRIYKATQNGPIRGKHCTFRIIPGEATLRTVMAFHNVSRKRFDLLKKSIIEGVRLMWSVCIPDSCPSSDVFPHFNKTISELVQGLDITVTLAEENCMTLSSGGEWSSKEYSILAACIIFGVLVCTIIDLVKRDSNHFVKIFSAISNGQKLLARKTNHELNCLHGIRFLSTCYVMFGHRFMTGMLFPSINSLQLIDWVLEYTSTLIIGGTVCVDSFLFVSGMLVSYGFFENVTKNNRFNVVFFYVYRYIRITLPLSVAVILYSTFIQRFGEGPLWRETYQAMQLPCQYFWWSTLLHIQNYVNPQALCIPQTWYLTCEMVYYYFSPVILYPLWKWPKIGCLILALTYIASVGINFSLAWTREYQGGMPLTNQLFHTEYFQRHYVAPHVRASPYIIGLGFGYTIFKTKGKKISLGLFWKLVGWLVAIIFLSCVVLGSHVFQEENHDYNRLESSLYLSCSRSAWVLGIAWIIWACVHGQGGFVNDILSLHVFRVLGRLGYGIFLFHMCFQFLKDGSGQMPAYFSNFHMLYYCFGDLAIMIVVGALFALCFEYPCLTIETLLFEKNPRKILFKQTISNLP; the protein is encoded by the exons ATGAATTTAGCGAAGAACTCTGCTAAATTAGCAGCATGTATTCTGACTTGTTCTATGCTAGACGTTACAATAGGTTTATCCCCGAACAATGCGAGGGAATCGGAGAACGAAAGAAAACCTGTGAAATTAACGATGAAACAAGGGCTGGTAATGAATCAGGTTATTGGCACTTACACACTGAACGACCCTCGAGATCCCTTGTGCAGAAAGCATAGTGAGGAGTATCGAGTTGGCCTGCGTGCAATGGAAACTTGGGCCTTGCAAA TGTTTGATTCATCTTCGAAATTGCAATCTGGAATCTTAATGGGAAACTTGGTGGAATACGGCGCCTTCAAGCAATGCTTAAGGATTTATAAGGCGACGCAAAATGGACCTATTCGCGGCAAACACTGCACTTTTCGGATCATTCCAGGGGAGGCGACACTCAGGACCGTAATGGCATTCCACAACGTCTCACGAAAG CGTTTCGATTTGTTGAAAAAGAGCATAATTGAGGGTGTGCGTTTAATGTGGTCCGTGTGTATCCCGGATTCGTGTCCATCATCGGACGTATTCCCCCATTTCAACAAAACAATATCCGAATTGGTTCAGGGATTAGACATAACCGTAACGTTGGCGGAAGAAAACTGCATGACTTTATCGAGCGGCGGCGAATGGAGTTCAAAGGAGTATTC GATTTTAGCAGCTTGTATAATCTTCGGCGTGTTGGTCTGCACGATTATCGATCTCGTAAAACGCGACAGTAATCACttcgttaaaatattttcggcGATTTCTAACGGTCAGAAACTGCTCGCGCGTAAAACCAATCACGAGCTGAATTGCTTGCACGGAATTAGATTTTTGAGCACTTGCTACGTCATGTTCGGGCACAGGTTCATGACGGGGATGCTCTTTCCCTCAATTAACTCCTTGCAGCTGATTGAC TGGGTGCTCGAATACACGAGCACGCTCATAATTGGAGGGACAGTCTGTGTGGATTCCTTCCTTTTTGTCAGCGGAATGCTCGTCAGCTATGGCTTCTTTGAAAATGTTACGAAAAATAACAGATTTAATGTGGtgtttttttacgtttatCGCTACATAAGGATCACTTTACCGCTCTCTGTTGCGGTCATTCTTTATTCCACTTTTATACAGCGTTTCGGGGAAGGGCCTTTATGGCGCGAGACCTACCAAGCCATGCAGCTTCCCTGCCAGTACTTCTGGTGGAGCACACTTCTGCACATTCAAAACTACGTCAATCCACAAGCTCTG TGCATCCCTCAAACCTGGTACCTGACTTGCGAAAtggtttattattacttttcgcCGGTGATTCTCTACCCTTTGTGGAAGTGGCCCAAGATTGGGTGTCTAATTCTGGCGCTGACTTACATCGCCTCAGTCGGGATTAATTTTTCGTTGGCTTGGACGCGGGAATATCAAGGAGGGATGCCGTTAAC GAACCAGCTTTTTCATACCGAGTATTTCCAGCGGCATTATGTAGCTCCTCACGTCCGTGCATCTCCGTACATAATAGGATTAGGTTTTGGTTATACGatattcaaaacaaaagggAAAAAAATATCCCTGGGCTTATTTTGGAAGCTAGTCGGCTGGCTAGTggcaataatttttctgtcGTGTGTGGTTTTGGGTTCGCACGTTTTTCAGGAGGAAAATCACGACTACAACCGTTTAGAATCGTCGCTGTACCTTTCCTGCTCGCGATCGGCCTGGGTTTTGGGGATCGCCTGGATTATATGGGCGTGTGTTCACGGCCAAGGAG GCTTTGTAAACGACATTTTATCCCTGCACGTTTTCCGCGTACTGGGCCGACTCGGTTACGGCATTTTCCTTTTTCATATGTGCTTTCAGTTTTTAAAGGACGGATCAGGCCAAATGCCGgcctatttttcaaatttccacATG CTGTACTACTGCTTCGGAGATTTAGCGATAATGATAGTCGTCGGAGCACTTTTCGCCCTCTGCTTTGAATATCCCTGCTTAACAATTGAAACTCTACTCTTCGAAAAAAACCcaaggaaaattttattcaaacagACTATCTCCAATCTACCATGA
- the LOC662959 gene encoding nose resistant to fluoxetine protein 6 isoform X1 produces MNLAKNSAKLAACILTCSMLDVTIGLSPNNARESENERKPVKLTMKQGLVMNQVIGTYTLNDPRDPLCRKHSEEYRVGLRAMETWALQMFDSSSKLQSGILMGNLVEYGAFKQCLRIYKATQNGPIRGKHCTFRIIPGEATLRTVMAFHNVSRKRFDLLKKSIIEGVRLMWSVCIPDSCPSSDVFPHFNKTISELVQGLDITVTLAEENCMTLSSGGEWSSKEYSFLILAACIIFGVLVCTIIDLVKRDSNHFVKIFSAISNGQKLLARKTNHELNCLHGIRFLSTCYVMFGHRFMTGMLFPSINSLQLIDWVLEYTSTLIIGGTVCVDSFLFVSGMLVSYGFFENVTKNNRFNVVFFYVYRYIRITLPLSVAVILYSTFIQRFGEGPLWRETYQAMQLPCQYFWWSTLLHIQNYVNPQALCIPQTWYLTCEMVYYYFSPVILYPLWKWPKIGCLILALTYIASVGINFSLAWTREYQGGMPLTNQLFHTEYFQRHYVAPHVRASPYIIGLGFGYTIFKTKGKKISLGLFWKLVGWLVAIIFLSCVVLGSHVFQEENHDYNRLESSLYLSCSRSAWVLGIAWIIWACVHGQGGFVNDILSLHVFRVLGRLGYGIFLFHMCFQFLKDGSGQMPAYFSNFHMLYYCFGDLAIMIVVGALFALCFEYPCLTIETLLFEKNPRKILFKQTISNLP; encoded by the exons ATGAATTTAGCGAAGAACTCTGCTAAATTAGCAGCATGTATTCTGACTTGTTCTATGCTAGACGTTACAATAGGTTTATCCCCGAACAATGCGAGGGAATCGGAGAACGAAAGAAAACCTGTGAAATTAACGATGAAACAAGGGCTGGTAATGAATCAGGTTATTGGCACTTACACACTGAACGACCCTCGAGATCCCTTGTGCAGAAAGCATAGTGAGGAGTATCGAGTTGGCCTGCGTGCAATGGAAACTTGGGCCTTGCAAA TGTTTGATTCATCTTCGAAATTGCAATCTGGAATCTTAATGGGAAACTTGGTGGAATACGGCGCCTTCAAGCAATGCTTAAGGATTTATAAGGCGACGCAAAATGGACCTATTCGCGGCAAACACTGCACTTTTCGGATCATTCCAGGGGAGGCGACACTCAGGACCGTAATGGCATTCCACAACGTCTCACGAAAG CGTTTCGATTTGTTGAAAAAGAGCATAATTGAGGGTGTGCGTTTAATGTGGTCCGTGTGTATCCCGGATTCGTGTCCATCATCGGACGTATTCCCCCATTTCAACAAAACAATATCCGAATTGGTTCAGGGATTAGACATAACCGTAACGTTGGCGGAAGAAAACTGCATGACTTTATCGAGCGGCGGCGAATGGAGTTCAAAGGAGTATTCGTTTTT GATTTTAGCAGCTTGTATAATCTTCGGCGTGTTGGTCTGCACGATTATCGATCTCGTAAAACGCGACAGTAATCACttcgttaaaatattttcggcGATTTCTAACGGTCAGAAACTGCTCGCGCGTAAAACCAATCACGAGCTGAATTGCTTGCACGGAATTAGATTTTTGAGCACTTGCTACGTCATGTTCGGGCACAGGTTCATGACGGGGATGCTCTTTCCCTCAATTAACTCCTTGCAGCTGATTGAC TGGGTGCTCGAATACACGAGCACGCTCATAATTGGAGGGACAGTCTGTGTGGATTCCTTCCTTTTTGTCAGCGGAATGCTCGTCAGCTATGGCTTCTTTGAAAATGTTACGAAAAATAACAGATTTAATGTGGtgtttttttacgtttatCGCTACATAAGGATCACTTTACCGCTCTCTGTTGCGGTCATTCTTTATTCCACTTTTATACAGCGTTTCGGGGAAGGGCCTTTATGGCGCGAGACCTACCAAGCCATGCAGCTTCCCTGCCAGTACTTCTGGTGGAGCACACTTCTGCACATTCAAAACTACGTCAATCCACAAGCTCTG TGCATCCCTCAAACCTGGTACCTGACTTGCGAAAtggtttattattacttttcgcCGGTGATTCTCTACCCTTTGTGGAAGTGGCCCAAGATTGGGTGTCTAATTCTGGCGCTGACTTACATCGCCTCAGTCGGGATTAATTTTTCGTTGGCTTGGACGCGGGAATATCAAGGAGGGATGCCGTTAAC GAACCAGCTTTTTCATACCGAGTATTTCCAGCGGCATTATGTAGCTCCTCACGTCCGTGCATCTCCGTACATAATAGGATTAGGTTTTGGTTATACGatattcaaaacaaaagggAAAAAAATATCCCTGGGCTTATTTTGGAAGCTAGTCGGCTGGCTAGTggcaataatttttctgtcGTGTGTGGTTTTGGGTTCGCACGTTTTTCAGGAGGAAAATCACGACTACAACCGTTTAGAATCGTCGCTGTACCTTTCCTGCTCGCGATCGGCCTGGGTTTTGGGGATCGCCTGGATTATATGGGCGTGTGTTCACGGCCAAGGAG GCTTTGTAAACGACATTTTATCCCTGCACGTTTTCCGCGTACTGGGCCGACTCGGTTACGGCATTTTCCTTTTTCATATGTGCTTTCAGTTTTTAAAGGACGGATCAGGCCAAATGCCGgcctatttttcaaatttccacATG CTGTACTACTGCTTCGGAGATTTAGCGATAATGATAGTCGTCGGAGCACTTTTCGCCCTCTGCTTTGAATATCCCTGCTTAACAATTGAAACTCTACTCTTCGAAAAAAACCcaaggaaaattttattcaaacagACTATCTCCAATCTACCATGA
- the LOC662959 gene encoding nose resistant to fluoxetine protein 6 isoform X3 — translation MGNLVEYGAFKQCLRIYKATQNGPIRGKHCTFRIIPGEATLRTVMAFHNVSRKRFDLLKKSIIEGVRLMWSVCIPDSCPSSDVFPHFNKTISELVQGLDITVTLAEENCMTLSSGGEWSSKEYSFLILAACIIFGVLVCTIIDLVKRDSNHFVKIFSAISNGQKLLARKTNHELNCLHGIRFLSTCYVMFGHRFMTGMLFPSINSLQLIDWVLEYTSTLIIGGTVCVDSFLFVSGMLVSYGFFENVTKNNRFNVVFFYVYRYIRITLPLSVAVILYSTFIQRFGEGPLWRETYQAMQLPCQYFWWSTLLHIQNYVNPQALCIPQTWYLTCEMVYYYFSPVILYPLWKWPKIGCLILALTYIASVGINFSLAWTREYQGGMPLTNQLFHTEYFQRHYVAPHVRASPYIIGLGFGYTIFKTKGKKISLGLFWKLVGWLVAIIFLSCVVLGSHVFQEENHDYNRLESSLYLSCSRSAWVLGIAWIIWACVHGQGGFVNDILSLHVFRVLGRLGYGIFLFHMCFQFLKDGSGQMPAYFSNFHMLYYCFGDLAIMIVVGALFALCFEYPCLTIETLLFEKNPRKILFKQTISNLP, via the exons ATGGGAAACTTGGTGGAATACGGCGCCTTCAAGCAATGCTTAAGGATTTATAAGGCGACGCAAAATGGACCTATTCGCGGCAAACACTGCACTTTTCGGATCATTCCAGGGGAGGCGACACTCAGGACCGTAATGGCATTCCACAACGTCTCACGAAAG CGTTTCGATTTGTTGAAAAAGAGCATAATTGAGGGTGTGCGTTTAATGTGGTCCGTGTGTATCCCGGATTCGTGTCCATCATCGGACGTATTCCCCCATTTCAACAAAACAATATCCGAATTGGTTCAGGGATTAGACATAACCGTAACGTTGGCGGAAGAAAACTGCATGACTTTATCGAGCGGCGGCGAATGGAGTTCAAAGGAGTATTCGTTTTT GATTTTAGCAGCTTGTATAATCTTCGGCGTGTTGGTCTGCACGATTATCGATCTCGTAAAACGCGACAGTAATCACttcgttaaaatattttcggcGATTTCTAACGGTCAGAAACTGCTCGCGCGTAAAACCAATCACGAGCTGAATTGCTTGCACGGAATTAGATTTTTGAGCACTTGCTACGTCATGTTCGGGCACAGGTTCATGACGGGGATGCTCTTTCCCTCAATTAACTCCTTGCAGCTGATTGAC TGGGTGCTCGAATACACGAGCACGCTCATAATTGGAGGGACAGTCTGTGTGGATTCCTTCCTTTTTGTCAGCGGAATGCTCGTCAGCTATGGCTTCTTTGAAAATGTTACGAAAAATAACAGATTTAATGTGGtgtttttttacgtttatCGCTACATAAGGATCACTTTACCGCTCTCTGTTGCGGTCATTCTTTATTCCACTTTTATACAGCGTTTCGGGGAAGGGCCTTTATGGCGCGAGACCTACCAAGCCATGCAGCTTCCCTGCCAGTACTTCTGGTGGAGCACACTTCTGCACATTCAAAACTACGTCAATCCACAAGCTCTG TGCATCCCTCAAACCTGGTACCTGACTTGCGAAAtggtttattattacttttcgcCGGTGATTCTCTACCCTTTGTGGAAGTGGCCCAAGATTGGGTGTCTAATTCTGGCGCTGACTTACATCGCCTCAGTCGGGATTAATTTTTCGTTGGCTTGGACGCGGGAATATCAAGGAGGGATGCCGTTAAC GAACCAGCTTTTTCATACCGAGTATTTCCAGCGGCATTATGTAGCTCCTCACGTCCGTGCATCTCCGTACATAATAGGATTAGGTTTTGGTTATACGatattcaaaacaaaagggAAAAAAATATCCCTGGGCTTATTTTGGAAGCTAGTCGGCTGGCTAGTggcaataatttttctgtcGTGTGTGGTTTTGGGTTCGCACGTTTTTCAGGAGGAAAATCACGACTACAACCGTTTAGAATCGTCGCTGTACCTTTCCTGCTCGCGATCGGCCTGGGTTTTGGGGATCGCCTGGATTATATGGGCGTGTGTTCACGGCCAAGGAG GCTTTGTAAACGACATTTTATCCCTGCACGTTTTCCGCGTACTGGGCCGACTCGGTTACGGCATTTTCCTTTTTCATATGTGCTTTCAGTTTTTAAAGGACGGATCAGGCCAAATGCCGgcctatttttcaaatttccacATG CTGTACTACTGCTTCGGAGATTTAGCGATAATGATAGTCGTCGGAGCACTTTTCGCCCTCTGCTTTGAATATCCCTGCTTAACAATTGAAACTCTACTCTTCGAAAAAAACCcaaggaaaattttattcaaacagACTATCTCCAATCTACCATGA